In Vibrio stylophorae, the genomic stretch GGGCCGCGCCATAGGGAACCTATTTGGTCTTGCTCCGAGTGGAGTTTACCGTGCCACGAACTGTTACCAGCCGCGCGGTGCGCTCTTACCGCACCCTTTCACCCTTACCTGTACGCACAAGGCGCCATCGGCGGTTTGCTCTCTGCTGCACTAGTCGTAGGCTTGCGCCCCCCAGGCGTTACCTGGCACTCTGCCCTGTGGAGCCCGGACTTTCCTCCCCTTCATCAGTCTCCCCAACATAAGGTCAAGGGACATCAATAAAGCAGCGGTTACCCGGCCAACTCCGGCGCGGAGTATAACCTAGGCGAAGAGTGTGTGCCAGTCTTAACTCCGAGCTTTTCCCCTTCAATTGCGCCTTGCTCGATTGACCTTGCGTTGTATGGATGGCAAGGATGCCATCCAAACTTTGCCTGTGTCAGGAACACATGCAAAGTGGTACAACAATGCATAGGACTATCGCGCAAGAAAACGCGCAATTCAGGGGCCAGTTTTTGCTTACTTTTTGCTGGTCAAAAAGTAAGTTGCCGCTCGGGCAAGTCCGAGGCGCAATAAAAGGGAAAATGAAAAAAGAGACAAAAAAGGCGATAGTGCAACCTATCGCCTTTCTACCCAATAAAAGAATCTTTACTGAGTGCCACCAACGGTTAATGCATCCAATTTCAGGGTCGGCTGCCCCACACCGACTGGCACACTTTGCCCAGCTTTACCGCAAACACCGACACCGCGATCCAATGCGAGATCATTACCAACCATGGAGATCTGCTGCATCGCTTCAATGCCACTACCAATCAAGGTGGCGCCTTTCACGGGGCGGGTTATCTTACCGTTTTCAATCAAATAAGCTTCCGAGGCAGAGAACACAAATTTACCGGAGGTGATATCCACCTGACCGCCGCCGAAGTTTGGCGCATATAGGCCTTTTTTCACCGAAGCGATAATCTCTTCAGGTGCGTGCTCACCCGGCAACATATAAGTGTTGGTCATACGTGGCATCGGCAAGTGCGCATAGGACTCACGGCGACCATTACCCGTCGGCGCCACACCCATCAAGCGGGCATTTAGCTTATCTTGCATATAGCCTTTGAGCTGCCCCTTTTCGATCAACACATTGTATTGGCTCGGCGTCCCTTCATCATCAATGTTCATTGAGCCGCGACGATTGGCCATGGTGCCATCATCCACAATGGTACACAGTGGTGAGGTCACTTGTTCGCCCACGCGACCACTAAAGACAGAAGATCCCTTACGGTTAAAATCACCTTCCAAGCCATGACCCACAGCTTCATGGAGCAATACGCCTGGCCAGCCAGCGCCCAGCACCACCGGCATCATACCTGCTGGCGCATCGTCGGCGTCAAGATTCACTAAAGCTTGACGCAGCGCCTCTTCTGCCAAAGACAACGCCCACATTTGACCGTCTACCTCAGCAAAGAAAGCTTGATAACCATAACGACCACCGCCGCCTGCACCGCCACGTTCACGGCGGCCATTGTGCTCAACCAGCACGCTCACCGATAAACGCACCAAAGGACGAACATCGGTACCATAAGTGCCATCTAATGCAGCAACGAGCACTTGCTCATACACACCAGAGAGGCTGACACTCACTTCACTGACTCGCGGATCACGACTGCGAATATAGGCATCAACCTGTTTAAGCAGTGAAATTTTCTCACTACGCTCAATGCTTTCGAGCGGATTAAGCGATGCATAAATTTGTGGCACCTGATGCGGGGTAAAGGCTTTTACCTGCCCATCACCACCTGCAACTGCGATGCCACGAGCCGCTTTCGCGCTTTGCATTAACGCTTCTGGGGTGAGCTGATCAGCGTAGGCAAAACCTGTCTTTTCACCGCTGACTGCACGCACGCCCA encodes the following:
- the tldD gene encoding metalloprotease TldD, with protein sequence MMLDQVEQNLFEQTGLSRDSLSQTLAAISHRVVDDADIYLQSSWHESLVLEDSIIKDGSFNIDCGMGVRAVSGEKTGFAYADQLTPEALMQSAKAARGIAVAGGDGQVKAFTPHQVPQIYASLNPLESIERSEKISLLKQVDAYIRSRDPRVSEVSVSLSGVYEQVLVAALDGTYGTDVRPLVRLSVSVLVEHNGRRERGGAGGGGRYGYQAFFAEVDGQMWALSLAEEALRQALVNLDADDAPAGMMPVVLGAGWPGVLLHEAVGHGLEGDFNRKGSSVFSGRVGEQVTSPLCTIVDDGTMANRRGSMNIDDEGTPSQYNVLIEKGQLKGYMQDKLNARLMGVAPTGNGRRESYAHLPMPRMTNTYMLPGEHAPEEIIASVKKGLYAPNFGGGQVDITSGKFVFSASEAYLIENGKITRPVKGATLIGSGIEAMQQISMVGNDLALDRGVGVCGKAGQSVPVGVGQPTLKLDALTVGGTQ